Part of the Ignavibacterium album JCM 16511 genome, GAATCAATATGACCGGATAAATCATAATACTCGAGTTTAAAGATCGTGTTGTATTCCCATTCTTTGTTAAGCTCAATCGGATATTTTGAATAATTGGGGATGTTGCCGGAGTTGACAGATTTCTCACAAGCAGTGAAAAGAATTATTAAGGCGAGTGATGCAAATATTTTTGACATAAGTTTTCCTATTTTTGTGCGGAAATTTTATTGAGATTTACATTAAAAAAATAATCAAATAATTACTTGGTTTTTAACCAAAAAAAATGAAACGATTCGATAAACACATTTTCATTTGTGAAAACCAACGACCTGAAGGACATCCTCGTGGCTGCTGCAAAGATAAAGGCGGAAGTGATGTGAAAGAATTATTCAAGAAACGATTGAAAGAGCTTGGATTAAATTCATCTGTAAGAGCAAATACCGCCGGCTGTCTTGATGCGTGTGAATATGGTGTTACTGTGGTTGTTTATCCTGAGCAGGTTTGGTACGGCGGAGTTAAAATTGAAGATGTTGAAGAAATAATTCAAAGTCACATTCTAAATAACAAACCTGTTGAAAGGTTATTTATTAAAGATGCCAGATTCAACAAAGATGAGTAACGATAAAGAAAAAACGAGAGCAAAAAAAATTCTGGATATTCTGAAAGAAGAATATCCTGATGCGAAAATTGCTTTAAACTTTTCTAATCCGTTTCAGTTGCTTATTGCTACAATTTTATCAGCTCAGTGCACTGATCAGAGAGTAAACTTTGTCACAAAAGATTTATTCAAGAAATATAAATCACCCAAAGATTTGCTGAATGTCAGTGATGAAGAACTGGAAAGAGACATTTACTCAACAGGATTTTATAAACAAAAAGCAAAAAGCATCAAAGCTTGTTGTAAAGAATTAGTTGAAAAGTTTGATGGAAAAGTTCCTGCTGATTTCGATGAGCTTGTTAAACTTCCTGGCGTTGGAAGAAAAACTGCATCAGTAGTTGCAGGCAATGCATTCGGAATTCCTGCAATTGCCGTTGATACTCATGTAAAAAGATTATCAAATCTTTTAGGATTTGCGGATACGGATAATCCTGACAAAATAGAAATGCGGCTTAAGGAACTTCTGCCAAAAGATTACTGGATTTTATCTTCACATCTTTTAGCAACGCACGGAAGAAACATCTGCATTGCACGAAGACCAAAATGCGAGCAATGTGTAATTGCAAAATATTGTCCATCTAACAAACTTACATCAGGGAAAAAATAATATGGAAAATTATCTCAATCGTGATTATTGTTTATCTTTATTAAAAGAATATACACAAAGCGACAGCTTACTAAAGCACGCTTTTGCTGTTGAAAGTTGTGTTAAAGCTTATGCAAGGAAATTCGGTGAAGATGAAAATTTTTGGGGGAATGTAGCTCTACTTCACGATTTTGATTATGAAAAATACCCAACTGCAGAAGATCATCCATTCAAAGGTGCTGAGATTCTCAGAGCAAAAAATTTTCCCGAGGATTTTATTCAATCAATTCTTTCTCACGCTGATTATACCGGAGTAAAAAGAGAAACACTATTACAAAAAACTCTTTTTGCCTGCGATGAACTCGCTGGATTCCTGACAGCAGTTGCTTATGTAAGACCTTCCAAAAGTATTGATGAAGTTGAAGTGAAGTCGGTTAAAAAGAAAATGAAAGATAAAGCTTTCGCAAGAGCAGTCAGCAGAGAAGATATTCTTAAAGGTGCAGAGGAGTTAGGAATTGATTTAGATACTCATATTGCTTTTTGTATTGAAGCGATGAAACAAAATAAGGGATTACTTGGATTATGACCGTTGGGGAAATTGCTCCTGATTTTACACTGCCTGATCAATATGGTAATGATTATAATCTTTATAAAAATCTTTTACTGATATTTTATCCAAAAGATAACACACCGGTTTGTTCAACTCAGTTTAAAGATTATCAGATTAACATCGAGAAATTTGTTGAGTTTAACATCCAACCGGTTGCAATAAACATTGCAGATGTTGATTCTCACAAATCATTTTGTGAAGAATTAAATGTCAATTTTCCTGTACTGAGTGATAAAGAGAAAAAAGTAAGTGAACTCTACGATGCAATAAATTTTCTTGGTATGAACAAAAGGATGATAATATTAGTAGGAAAGAATAGAAAAATTAAAATGATTAAAAAGATGTTGCCAATAAACTACATTTCCACCGATGAACTGATAAAAGAAATTATTTCACTAAGAATAAACTAAAGACTTGACTTGTAAACAAATACTTCTATATTTTTCGAACAAAACAAGGAGAAACTTAGAGAGATTCTTGCTACTTAATAAATTCGAACTGATTTTAACATTTACCAATAAATAAAAGTATTAAGTATGAAAAGCAGAATCTCATATCTCCTTGCAGTTAGCTTATTCTGTTCTGTTTCTGCCTTCGCTCAAAGCGATATTAAAGTTATCAACTCTGACTTTAATTCCCTTACTTTAACTTTTATTCCGAAGTACACTGATACTTCATTTGTAAAAATTGGTTCTGAGACTTTTAGAAATATTACACTTCAATTCGGAAAGGTTTTGAATCCAGATGAGTTTGGTAAACCTTCAATCCAAAAAAGAATCATTCCCATTGGAATTCCGGATGAGTTTGGAAATACAGTTGAAGTTTTAAATTACTCTTACAAAGAGATTGATGGTTCGCTTCTTCCAATTCCTGAAATGGTTCCTGACTCAGTATCATATCATCTTGTCTATAACAGAGGCAACAATTATTACGACACAGAGCAAACTGAATTGGTTGCTTTTGGCGAATCAGGTTATGCGAGAGATAAACTTGTTCAGAATCTGATATTAAGTCCGGTTCAGTTCGATCCTATTCAGAATAATATCAGACTTTACAAAGAAATAACTTTCAGAATTAATTTTTCATCTTTACAAGTTACTTCCAAACCTGTGGATGATTTTCTTTCCGGCGCATTAATAAATTTCGATGTAGCGAGATACTGGAATAAATCAACTCAGAGAGCGAATAAAATAAATGTGACCAACAGTGTTCTTGCAAACGGAAAGTGGATAAGATTTGAAACTCCGGAAGAAGGCATTTATAAAATTACTCGTAATCAATTAAGCAGTTTTGGAATTGATCCGAATACAGTTGATCCGAGAACTATCAAAATTTACAATAATGGTGGTAAAGTACTTCCTGAATTACAAAGCGCTCCACGACCAAATGATTTAGTTGAAAACGCTATTCTGATTGTCGGTGAAGAGGATGGAAAGTTTGACGCTAATGATTACATACTTTTCTACGGAAGAGGCACAGACTTTTTTGATTATGATGTTGATGGTAAAACTATCAAAAGATTTAAACATCCTTACTCAAAGAGTAATTACTATTGGGTTACTTCAGGTGGTGCACAAGGAAAAAGGATGAATCGAAAATCATCACTAACTGATAATCCTGATTTCCAACAGAACACTACAGTTGCTTTTGCTTTTAAAGAAGATGATAAAATAAATCTTGGCAAAACCGGAAGACAATGGTTTGGTGATGATTTCAGTCAAACAATTTTGCAGAGAGTTTATATGAATAAACTTGATGCAAGAATTCCGACTGAACCTGTTAAGTATAATGTCAGGTTTATTGTCGGTTCATCCACCAATCTTACATTAACAGTTTCTGAAAATGGGAATCAGATTTATTCAGGTTTACTCTCAGGTTATGGAAATAACAAATATCAGGTTGGACGTGCACATCCATTGAGTTTCAATTACACAGGAAATATTCCCAATGATTTAAGCTCATTAACATTCAGAATAAATCCTGCCGCATCAACTTCAGTAGGTTATCTTGATTACTTTGAAATTGAGTACAAAAGAGAATTAAAAACATTTGATGACTTTCTTGTAATCTATTCTAATGAAGTCAACGGTATAATCGAATATCAGTTAAGCAACTTTTCTACTTCCAATATTTCAGTATTTGATGTGACAGATTATTCAAATGTTAAACTTGTTGACAATACAAATATTAGCGGTGGAAATTGCTCATTCAGAATAAATGAATCTGCTACTCAACGGTCAAAATACATTGCTCTGGAATCAGGAAAGTTTAAAACTCCAGGTAATCCAACTGAAATTTCAAACTCAAATTTGAGAGGAGAAATAACAGGTGCTGAGTTCATAATTATTTCACCTAAAGAATTTTTTGATGCTGCGAACCGTTTGAAAAACTATCGTGAAAGTCAGACTGTTCCGGCAATTTCCACCATAGTTGCTGAAGTTGATAAAATCTTTAATGAGTTTTCCGGTGGCGTACCTGATGTATCTGCCATCAGAGATTACATCAGGTATGCTTATGCAAATTGGCAGATAAAACCAAAATATGTTTTGCTTTTTGGTAAAGGAACTTATGATTATAAAAATATTGAAGGATTTGGTGATAATTTTGTTCCAACCTGGCAATCTGAAGAATCACTAATCCTGATTTATAATTCAGATTCATATACCACAGATGATTTTTTTGTAAGAGTTGTTGGTGATGATAGTGTTATTGATCTTTCAGTGGGAAGAATTCCTGCAAGAAGTTTGTCTGTAATGAACAGCTATATCGACAAAATAATTAAATATGAAAAACAGTCCGATAAAGGTCCCTGGCGTAATCTGATAACTTTGGTTTCTGATGATGGATGGACATCAAGCGGAGATGATACATCATTACATACCAGACCAAATGAGGAACTTTCAAAATTTTATTTTCCGCAGTCATTCGACTTTAATAAAATTTATCTTGCTGCTTATCCTCCTGTAATAACTTCCGGCGGAAGAAGAAAACCTGAAGTGAATGAAAAAATTATTAGCTCAATTAACGAAGGCACTATTTATCTTAACTATATAGGACACGGTAATCCTGAAGTTTGGACTCACGAAATTGTTTTTGAAAAAACCGTTAGCATTCCAAGATTAAAGAATGACAGATTATTTGTTCTCGGAACATTTACTTGTGATTTCGGTTATTTTGATATTCCGAATTATCAAAGCGGAGCCGAGCAACTTGTTCTTCTGAAAGAGTATGGAGCCATTGCAGCTTTTACATCTGCAAGATTGGTATTCGCTGGTGAGAATGAAGGCTTAAATAAAGACTTTATTAATCGAATGTTTAATTCTGCAAGAGACACATTAAACTTGCCGATAACATTGGGTCGGGGATTTTATCTCACGAAATTAACTAACACATCAATCAACGATCAGAAATATGTTTTGCTTGGTGACCCTACTTTAAGATTTAACATTCCGGTTCAGTTTTCATCAATAGATTCTGTTAATGGACAAATACTTACAAACGATGTTCAGATTAAAGCTTTGAGCAAAGTTAAAATTAATGGCAGAGTAGTAAACCCCGATAACACAACTAAAACAGATTTTAATGGCGAGGGAATTTTAACAGTGTTCGATTCGGAACGCGATGTCCCTTTGCCTGAAATTTCTCCCAATCCGAATAATCCATTCACAATGTCTGTGCAGAACTCAATTATCTTTCGTGGAAGAATAAGCATTACTAATGGAGAATTCTCAACAGAATTTTATGTTCCGAAAGATATTTCGTATGAAAACAAGAATGGTAAGATAAATCTCTACTTTTTCAATCAGGAAAGTGATGGAGTCGGTTTTACAAAGAAAATAATTGTTGGAGGAACAGACTCTACTGTTGTAAATGATGGCAAAGGTCCCGAAATAAATATCTATTTTGATAGTGAAAATTCTCAAAGTGCTTATCTTGTTGGTTCAAATCCATTACTTATTGTTAAGCTTACAGATGAAACAGGATTAAATACAACCGGCACTGGTGTTGGTCATAAGCTAGAAGGAATTCTAAACGAGCAGGCAAATAATCCGATTGACTTTACAAATTATTTCACAAGCGATTTGGATGCAGGTGGAAGATCGGGAAAAATCATTTATCAGTTTAGTGAACTAGATTATGGTGATTATTCAATTCAGATAAAAGCCTGGGATATTTTTAATAATTTTTCAATGGAAAAATCTTATTTTTCAGTTGTCGGTGATGAAGATTTAGTCGTTCGGGACATTTATAACTATCCTAATCCTTTTGGCGGAAAGACAACATTTACATTTCAGCAAAATCTTTCGGAACCAATTGATGTTAAAATAAGAATCTTTACAATTGCCGGAAGATTAATTAAAGAAATAGAAAAGCAATATGTAAATGATCGGTATGTTACAATTGATTGGGATGGCAGAGATGCTGATGGTAATGAATTAGCAAACGGCACTTATCTTTATAAACTTTTAGTAAAGACTTCTGATGGTAAGTTTAATAAATCTTATCTCGGAAAACTTGCAGTAGTAAGGTAGAAAAAAATTATTAGTGAAGTATTAAGGAAGTTTTTTATATTTAATCACTGGAGGAAAAATTGGTTTTAAATAAGTTCATTTCATTATTTGGAGGTAAAACAACGATGAAAATAATTCTAAGGATATTCTTGCTAAGCTTGGTTGCTGTTTTAGCAGGTAATGTATCCTATGCACAATCAACTCAAACAACAGCAGTTCCGTTTCTGCTCATTTCACCTGATGCAAGAGGCAGTGGAATCGGTGAATCAGGTGCAGGATTGGCTGACAATTCATCAGCAATATTCTGGAATCCTGCAGGTGCTGCATTCTTAACAGGAACTGAAGTCAGTTTAACTCATAGTAACTGGTTGCCTCAATTTAATCTCGATTTGTTTTATGATTATCTCACTTATCGTCAGTATTTTGAAGAACTGAGTGGTAATGTGAGTGCCAGTATTACTTACATGAACTACGGAGAGTTTGTAAGAACCGGTGAAACTGATCCAACTCCGCTTGGAACTTTCAGATCTTTTGAAACTGCTGTTACTCTTGGTTACGCAACAAAACTTCATTCTGATTGGGGTTTGGGATTTAACTTCAGAGTAATTCACAGCAGACTTTCGGATCAACCGACCGGCGAAGAGCAGGGCAAAGGTGTTGCTACCTCCGTGAGCTTTGACATTGGTGGAATGTGGAGACCTTCATCTTTAGTACTTCCGCTTATTGATGAAGATATTGGTAACAGATTTTCTATGGGAATAAATCTGAGCAATTTAGGTCCGAAGATTTCTTATATTGACAGAGCTCAGGCAGACCCTATTCCAACTAATTTCAGATTAGGTTTTGCTTACAAAATTCTCGATGATGAATTTAATTCATTGATTTACACACTCGATTTTCAGAAGCTGCTTGTAAGTAAATCAACGAAAGTTGTTCCTTCAGGTGATACAACCAAAACAGTTACGGAATCCGATGATTCGTATAAAGCTATCTTCACTGCCTGGGGCGATAAACCATTCAAGGAAGAATTAAGAGATGTAATTACATCAATGGGTCTTGAATATGTTTACGGAACTCCCGGAGATTTTCTTTTTGCACTCAGAACAGGCTTCTTCTATCAGGATCCGAACTACGGAAACAGAAAGTTTGTTACATTTGGCGCAGGAATTCGTTATGATATTTATGGATTCGATTTCAGTTATATAACAACTTCTGTTTTCAAAAATGGTGAGAATCATCCGCTTAACGATACTCTAAGATTCACTGTACTTATTGGCTGGGGAGCAGTGCCTGAATCAACACGCGGTTTACCAAGAGGAATTTAACTCAAATGAAAAAAGTAATCCTGTTATTGCTGTTTGTAACTTTGGGCAGTTTATCTGCCCAAAGTTTTAATGGGACTTTTAATGTTGCACCACTCGATAAACCAAGGATTTTACTCTCTGATACTCTCAGAATTCTTGGCATAATGGTTAACTTTCAGGAAGACAGAGACGCAGCGACTTTTGGAAACGGAAAGTTTGGGAGCATTTATTCTCAGAATTATGGAAGTACTATTCTTGACCCACTTCCTCACGACAGGAATTACTTTGAATCTCATCTTGAGTTTGTAAAAAATTATTTTAAAAAAGTTTCTGATAATAAACTCACAGTTGAATATTTTGTTCTTCCTGATACATTTTCTGTATCGCAAACGATGCGTAATTATTCTCCTGCACCAAAGTCAAATGATTTTACTCCTTTGGGAAATTTTTCACAGGAAGTCTGGTCAATTGCAAATCAGTTATATCCAACATTTGATTTTTCACAATATGATTTGTTTATAATTTTTCATGCAGGTGTAGGAAGAGATATAACTTTGCCTGGCAGTTTAGGAAATGAAAGAGATCTTCCATCAGTTTATTTAAGTGAGAATGCATTAAAAGAAATTTTCGGAAATAACTTTGAAGGTTTTCCGATTAATAACGGAAACTTCAAAATCACAAATTCAGCAATAATACCTGAAACCGAATCAAGAGAGTTAAGTACTTTATCTGGTACAGTACTTTTTGAAATTACAATAAATGGATTGCTTTGCGCTACTGTTGCAAGTCATTTGGGTTTACCTGATCTATTCGATACAGAAACCGGAATAAGTGCAATTGGTAGATTTGGATTGATGGATGGTCAGTCAATCTTCGCTTATAATGGTTGCTTTCCTCCAGAACCTTCTGCCTGGGAAAAAATTTATCTTGGTTGGGCAACTCCGGTTGAAATCGCTCCCGGAAATTATGATATAAATTTAGTTACAAAGTTTGCTTCACAGATATCTGATACAGTTATTCTGAAAGTTCCGATTAACGCTTCAGAATATTATCTGATTGAAAACAAGCAGCGCGATGCTTCTGCAGACGGCTCGACTGTCAAATATAAAATTGGTGAAAACACATTTGTGAAAAACTTTTCAAAAGACACAACGGGTTATCGGAGTTTTGATACTGATTCATTAGCCGGAGTTGTAATTGATGTTGATGAGTTTGACTGGGCATTACCCGGAAGCGGAATTTTAATCTGGCACATTGATGAGAATATTATAAATCAGAAAATTGCTCAGAATAAAATTAACACCGATAAAAATTTTCGCGGAGTTGATGTTGAAGAAGCTGATGGTGTTCAGGATATTGGTGAAAAGTTTTTTACTATTTTTGGTGATGAGGTTATCGGAGAAGGAACAGAACTTGATTTATGGTACAATGGCAATCCATCCAAACTTTATAAAAACAGATTTGATAAAAATTCCAGACCATCAACAAAATCAAATACAGGTGCCAACAGTTTAATTTCTATTTATGATTTTTCAGCCAATAGCAATAAGATGAGCTTTAAAATTGCTTATGGCGATTCAATCATTAAACCGATTTACTTTCTGCAGAACTTATCCAGCGAGCAATCAAAGTTCATAACATCTGTAAGTGATAATGATGATATTTTTGGTTTTGTCTTTGGAAAAGATTTATTTGTTTACAATGGAAATCTTCTGCTCGATAGCGTTTTAGCTTTTACTGATTTCAAACCGGTTAGTGTACAGTTTGGAGGAATAAAATATTTAATCGGAGTTACTTATAATCCTTTACTGATTGTTCCATCAAAAATTTCCTTGTGGTCTTTTGATGGTTCTAATTTCACGAGAGAAATTCTTGCGCTTCCGTTTGGAGTTACAACAGCGCCGATGGTACGCAGATCTGTTACAGAAACTTATGAAATATTATTCGGCACAGACGATGGCAAGGTTGTTATCTATGATTTGAATGCATTAGCAGCAGGTAATAACAATCCAAAAAATGAAATTTTGATTCGTGATAATACAACCATCACTAAAGTATCCTCATATCTTGGGAAAATAGTTGCGAGCGGAAATTTTGGCTCAACTGAAAATCTTTCCAGTTTGATTTATGTTGATAATAAAGTGATAAACTTTGACTTAACATTAATTTTAGATTTCGTTAACACTCTTGACTCACGAGGAAATCTGATTACATTGCTTCTTGCTAAACGAGCAAATGAATTTAAAATAATCGAAGTCAGCGACGGTGAAATAATTCATACATTTGACTTACCTTATTCGGCAGATTATTCCACCATTACTTTAGCTGATTTGAAAAATGATGGTGATAATTATCTGATAATTCCGGCAAAAGAAAAATTATTTGTCTATAACCTTCGCGGTGCAATTGCAGATAATTTTCCTTACTCACTTTCAGATGATGAATTTAATGGTTCTGTTTTAGCTGCTGATATTGAAGGCGATTCAAAATCAGAAATTATCGCTTTCACAAAAAAAGGAAACATCTATGCATTGAATGGTGGAAGCGGAAAAATAATTGATGGATTCCCAATCTCAATTGGGAAAAATAATAATTCTTATCCTGTTCTCTTTACATTTGATGGAAGCACCTGTCTTGGAGTTTTGGATAGCACAAATAATTTTTATGCCTGGAAAATATCTTCAATTCAATCACACATTGATTGGTCTGAACTATATGCTAACAGATTCAATTCTTCATTTCTAAAAAATGCAAACTCAATAAACAGAGTTGAAGATTTCTTCCCGAAGAACAGAGCATATAATTATCCGAATCCTGTTTATGAAGGTTCAACAGCTATCAGATATTATGTTTCAGAAAACTCCAGAATTAACATTAAAATTCTGGACCTTGCCGGCGAACTTGTTGCTGAACTGAATGACTTTGCTACAGGCGGATTTGATAATGAGACTATCTGGAATGTGAAAGATGTTCAAAGCGGAGTTTACTTTGCACGAATTGAAGCTACAAGCAACTCTGGTAAAACCGAAAATGTCACAATCAAAATTGCAGTTGTCAAGTAATCTTTAATTCTTTTTTCAAAAAAAATTTTTATGAGAATAATTTTCATCCTTGCTTTATTATTGATACCGAATTTTCTCTTTGCTCAGTTCACTGAATTTCATCCTGAATTAAACTGGTTTACAATCAAAGGCAAACATGTTCAGGTACATTATCACGAAGGTGCAGAAAGAACAGCTCAGGTGGTTGCTAAAATCGCTGACGAAGTTTGGGAGCCAATTTGTTCTTTATACGAGTATGAACCTGATGTTGTTCATTATGTGATTAAAGATATCGATGATTATTCTAACGGTGCTACTTATTTCTTCGATAATAAAATTGAAATCTGGACAAGTGCGTTGGACTTTGATTTGCGTGGTGCTCACAACTGGCTTCGGAATGTAATCTCTCACGAATTCACTCATATGGTTCAGATTCAGGCAGCGATGAAAAGCAAAAGAAGTCTGCCAGCAGTTTTTCTTCAGATACTTAGTTATGAAGATAAGAGAAGACCTGATATTCTTTATGGATTTCCGAATGTGTTAATATCTTATCCGTTTGCAATGATTAATATTCCTGCCTGGTTTGCAGAAGGTACTGCACAATATATGCGAAAAGAATTTGATTATGATAGATGGGATACTCATCGTGATATGATTTTAAGGTCTTATGCACTTGATGGAAACATGTTAACCTGGAATGAAATGGGTGTTTTCGGAAAAACAAGTTTGGGAAATGAATCAGTTTATAATTCCGGTTTTGCTTTTACAAGATACATTGCTCAGAAATACGGTGAATCTAAACTTAGAGAAGTTACAAAAGCACTTGGCAACTTCGGAACATTTACAATTGATGCTGCTTTCAGCAAAGTAATCGGAAAAGATGGAAATGAACTCTATAACGAATGGAAAGAATTTTTAGTTAATGATTATAAAAATCGCTCTTCAAAGGTAATTGAAAACAAAGTTGAAGGCGAGCAAATTGCTAAAGTAGGATTCGGAAATTTCTATCCGGTTTTTTCACCTGATGGGAAAAAGGTTTACTATATTTCAAATAAAACATCCGATTACTTTGGCCCGGCTGCAATTTTTGAATATGATCTTGAAACTAAAAAAGAAAAACCGATAGCAGGTGGCGTTCGTTCAACATTTTCTTTCATTCCGAATACAAATAAAATTATTTATTCTAAAATCAGTGATGATAATCCGAACTGGTATAATGTTCACGATCTTTATGTTTATGATATCGATAAAGAAAAAGAAACACGGTTGACATTCAATCTGAGGGCAAATCATCCTTCGGTTTCTAATGACGGGAAAAGTATAGTATTTATTTTTCAGAAAGACGGAACTACAAATCTTGGTAAAGTTGATATTGATGGAAAGAATTTTCAGCAGTTAACTTTTTATTCAAATGGCGAACAGGTCTACAATCCAAAATTTTCACCAGATGACTTAAAAATTATTTTTGATTATTCTTATCATCATACACGAGATATTGCAATTATTAATTCGAATGGTGGTAAAGTTGAATTCATACTTTCTACAGATAAAGATGAGCGAAATGCAAGATTCAAATCATCTGATGAAATTATTTATGCTTCGGATGAATCAGGAATTTTTAATCTTTATTCGTATAATCTTAACTCAGGAGAAAAGAAACAGCTCACAAATGTGTTGGGCGGGGCTTTTATGCCTTCAGTAAATTCCAAAGGCGATATTGTTTATGCTGGTTATACTTCATCAGGTTATAAAATATTTTTAATCAGTTCTGATGAACAGAAAAAAGTTAAAGAGGAAATGAATTATGTCTGGTTAAATAATCCGCCTCTTAACGAAGATAAACCAAATGGTGACATTACGAAATTCAACATAAATGGATTGAAAAATTTTAATGATTATGAAGTACCGGATTATGAAAAGAAGAGTTACACAGGTGTTTTTTCAAATCTTAGTTTCTTTCCCTTTCTGCGATATGATAATTACAATACAGGTAATAAGTTCTCTGAAAAACTGAAGCCGGGTTTATTAGTCTCATCGAATGATATACTTAACCGTTATGCCATTTTTGCCGGAGGTTCTATCAACACCAGACTTGAAAGAGATTTATTCTTAGTGTTTGATTATAAAAACAAACTTCCGCTTTTCACTTCA contains:
- the porV gene encoding type IX secretion system outer membrane channel protein PorV: MKIILRIFLLSLVAVLAGNVSYAQSTQTTAVPFLLISPDARGSGIGESGAGLADNSSAIFWNPAGAAFLTGTEVSLTHSNWLPQFNLDLFYDYLTYRQYFEELSGNVSASITYMNYGEFVRTGETDPTPLGTFRSFETAVTLGYATKLHSDWGLGFNFRVIHSRLSDQPTGEEQGKGVATSVSFDIGGMWRPSSLVLPLIDEDIGNRFSMGINLSNLGPKISYIDRAQADPIPTNFRLGFAYKILDDEFNSLIYTLDFQKLLVSKSTKVVPSGDTTKTVTESDDSYKAIFTAWGDKPFKEELRDVITSMGLEYVYGTPGDFLFALRTGFFYQDPNYGNRKFVTFGAGIRYDIYGFDFSYITTSVFKNGENHPLNDTLRFTVLIGWGAVPESTRGLPRGI
- a CDS encoding (2Fe-2S) ferredoxin domain-containing protein — translated: MKRFDKHIFICENQRPEGHPRGCCKDKGGSDVKELFKKRLKELGLNSSVRANTAGCLDACEYGVTVVVYPEQVWYGGVKIEDVEEIIQSHILNNKPVERLFIKDARFNKDE
- a CDS encoding peroxiredoxin family protein, which encodes MTVGEIAPDFTLPDQYGNDYNLYKNLLLIFYPKDNTPVCSTQFKDYQINIEKFVEFNIQPVAINIADVDSHKSFCEELNVNFPVLSDKEKKVSELYDAINFLGMNKRMIILVGKNRKIKMIKKMLPINYISTDELIKEIISLRIN
- a CDS encoding HDIG domain-containing metalloprotein, encoding MENYLNRDYCLSLLKEYTQSDSLLKHAFAVESCVKAYARKFGEDENFWGNVALLHDFDYEKYPTAEDHPFKGAEILRAKNFPEDFIQSILSHADYTGVKRETLLQKTLFACDELAGFLTAVAYVRPSKSIDEVEVKSVKKKMKDKAFARAVSREDILKGAEELGIDLDTHIAFCIEAMKQNKGLLGL
- the nth gene encoding endonuclease III; amino-acid sequence: MPDSTKMSNDKEKTRAKKILDILKEEYPDAKIALNFSNPFQLLIATILSAQCTDQRVNFVTKDLFKKYKSPKDLLNVSDEELERDIYSTGFYKQKAKSIKACCKELVEKFDGKVPADFDELVKLPGVGRKTASVVAGNAFGIPAIAVDTHVKRLSNLLGFADTDNPDKIEMRLKELLPKDYWILSSHLLATHGRNICIARRPKCEQCVIAKYCPSNKLTSGKK
- the porU gene encoding type IX secretion system sortase PorU; this encodes MKSRISYLLAVSLFCSVSAFAQSDIKVINSDFNSLTLTFIPKYTDTSFVKIGSETFRNITLQFGKVLNPDEFGKPSIQKRIIPIGIPDEFGNTVEVLNYSYKEIDGSLLPIPEMVPDSVSYHLVYNRGNNYYDTEQTELVAFGESGYARDKLVQNLILSPVQFDPIQNNIRLYKEITFRINFSSLQVTSKPVDDFLSGALINFDVARYWNKSTQRANKINVTNSVLANGKWIRFETPEEGIYKITRNQLSSFGIDPNTVDPRTIKIYNNGGKVLPELQSAPRPNDLVENAILIVGEEDGKFDANDYILFYGRGTDFFDYDVDGKTIKRFKHPYSKSNYYWVTSGGAQGKRMNRKSSLTDNPDFQQNTTVAFAFKEDDKINLGKTGRQWFGDDFSQTILQRVYMNKLDARIPTEPVKYNVRFIVGSSTNLTLTVSENGNQIYSGLLSGYGNNKYQVGRAHPLSFNYTGNIPNDLSSLTFRINPAASTSVGYLDYFEIEYKRELKTFDDFLVIYSNEVNGIIEYQLSNFSTSNISVFDVTDYSNVKLVDNTNISGGNCSFRINESATQRSKYIALESGKFKTPGNPTEISNSNLRGEITGAEFIIISPKEFFDAANRLKNYRESQTVPAISTIVAEVDKIFNEFSGGVPDVSAIRDYIRYAYANWQIKPKYVLLFGKGTYDYKNIEGFGDNFVPTWQSEESLILIYNSDSYTTDDFFVRVVGDDSVIDLSVGRIPARSLSVMNSYIDKIIKYEKQSDKGPWRNLITLVSDDGWTSSGDDTSLHTRPNEELSKFYFPQSFDFNKIYLAAYPPVITSGGRRKPEVNEKIISSINEGTIYLNYIGHGNPEVWTHEIVFEKTVSIPRLKNDRLFVLGTFTCDFGYFDIPNYQSGAEQLVLLKEYGAIAAFTSARLVFAGENEGLNKDFINRMFNSARDTLNLPITLGRGFYLTKLTNTSINDQKYVLLGDPTLRFNIPVQFSSIDSVNGQILTNDVQIKALSKVKINGRVVNPDNTTKTDFNGEGILTVFDSERDVPLPEISPNPNNPFTMSVQNSIIFRGRISITNGEFSTEFYVPKDISYENKNGKINLYFFNQESDGVGFTKKIIVGGTDSTVVNDGKGPEINIYFDSENSQSAYLVGSNPLLIVKLTDETGLNTTGTGVGHKLEGILNEQANNPIDFTNYFTSDLDAGGRSGKIIYQFSELDYGDYSIQIKAWDIFNNFSMEKSYFSVVGDEDLVVRDIYNYPNPFGGKTTFTFQQNLSEPIDVKIRIFTIAGRLIKEIEKQYVNDRYVTIDWDGRDADGNELANGTYLYKLLVKTSDGKFNKSYLGKLAVVR